In the Posidoniimonas corsicana genome, one interval contains:
- a CDS encoding HEAT repeat domain-containing protein: MKQPAAFLFLFVCLFAVGCNKSPLLTWTEQQCTQIERLTKLLNEIDSPAAADERLDDVRQCYVAMIRAKREGPALFRKHAQDKVLKSTTEALKKRSQKAERESTLAVEKLDARNDLSEPFCSMMKMQSVEFMIATVEMMQEVAKIQGAPRLPVVADLDTSRQLLKLYEQHGPANVVEVEIKQGGPGAAQTLIDAADGDATGLVAADQATVVVGPVNDFDAYRSKLASHGTVTDVDPGMRSFVFSPSHASPPRNAPDHGQVARHDSSFDNLFEPDMTHDERVQAIEQRHDQHVADAHRRAEDMRREALADFNSAFDAEPAATDWRAADPAGAADSPWAEEEDEPAVPTTQPTAQPAWPTGRMASAASPTRTTAAKPTPLQNLTGRDKQQLELAEALNSDDRIALRTAAVELLDVPPSSIRNSDVRRMVARGYRALLKDPHYMMSDGETAIRGLEMHAGKHSVPLVIEYLNTNPLRVPPAAVQTLREHSTPEGIVALIKLLGVTSASEAATAALREAGPDAEAPLLAVVLKLDPTIMPQALELLGDVGSPKSYRVLKIAARKSHPGVRSAANDSLRRIQQRN, from the coding sequence ATGAAGCAACCCGCCGCGTTCTTGTTTCTGTTTGTCTGCCTGTTTGCCGTCGGCTGCAACAAGAGCCCGCTGCTGACGTGGACCGAGCAGCAGTGCACTCAGATCGAACGGCTGACCAAGCTGCTCAACGAGATCGACAGCCCCGCGGCGGCCGATGAACGCCTCGACGACGTGCGGCAGTGCTACGTTGCGATGATCCGCGCGAAGCGCGAAGGGCCGGCCTTGTTCCGCAAGCACGCACAGGACAAGGTGCTGAAGTCGACTACCGAGGCGCTGAAGAAGCGTTCGCAGAAGGCCGAGCGGGAATCGACGCTGGCCGTCGAGAAGCTCGACGCGCGGAACGACCTCTCCGAGCCGTTCTGTTCGATGATGAAGATGCAGTCGGTCGAATTCATGATCGCCACGGTCGAGATGATGCAGGAGGTCGCCAAGATCCAGGGAGCGCCCCGCTTGCCGGTGGTGGCGGACCTGGACACGAGCCGCCAGCTGCTCAAACTCTACGAGCAGCACGGCCCGGCGAACGTAGTGGAGGTCGAAATCAAACAGGGCGGCCCCGGCGCTGCCCAGACGCTCATCGACGCCGCCGACGGCGACGCCACCGGGCTCGTCGCCGCGGACCAGGCGACCGTGGTTGTCGGCCCGGTCAACGACTTCGACGCCTACCGCTCGAAGCTCGCCAGCCACGGGACCGTCACGGATGTCGACCCCGGCATGCGGTCGTTCGTCTTCTCGCCATCCCACGCCTCGCCGCCGCGGAACGCCCCAGACCACGGGCAGGTCGCTCGGCATGATTCCTCCTTCGACAATCTGTTCGAGCCCGACATGACGCACGACGAGCGGGTGCAGGCGATCGAGCAGAGGCACGACCAGCACGTGGCCGACGCGCACCGGCGTGCCGAGGACATGCGCCGCGAGGCGCTGGCCGATTTCAACTCCGCGTTCGACGCCGAACCAGCCGCCACCGACTGGCGCGCCGCTGACCCGGCGGGCGCCGCCGACAGCCCGTGGGCCGAGGAGGAAGACGAGCCCGCTGTGCCCACCACCCAGCCGACCGCCCAGCCCGCCTGGCCGACCGGCCGGATGGCCTCGGCGGCTTCGCCCACCAGGACGACCGCGGCCAAGCCTACCCCGCTGCAGAACCTGACCGGCCGCGACAAGCAGCAGCTGGAGCTCGCCGAGGCGCTCAACAGCGACGACCGCATCGCGCTCCGCACCGCCGCGGTTGAGCTGCTCGACGTCCCGCCTTCGTCGATCAGGAACAGCGACGTCCGCCGGATGGTCGCCCGCGGCTACCGCGCGCTGCTCAAGGACCCGCACTACATGATGTCCGACGGCGAGACCGCCATCCGCGGACTTGAGATGCACGCCGGCAAGCACAGCGTGCCGCTGGTCATCGAGTACCTGAACACCAACCCGCTCCGCGTGCCGCCCGCCGCCGTCCAGACGCTCCGCGAGCACAGCACGCCCGAGGGCATCGTGGCGCTGATCAAGCTGCTGGGCGTCACGAGCGCGAGCGAGGCCGCAACCGCCGCGCTCCGCGAGGCCGGCCCCGACGCCGAGGCGCCGCTGCTGGCCGTGGTTTTGAAGCTTGACCCGACCATCATGCCCCAGGCGCTGGAGCTGCTGGGCGACGTCGGCTCGCCGAAGTCGTACCGTGTGCTGAAAATCGCCGCGCGCAAGTCGCACCCCGGCGTCCGCAGCGCCGCGAACGACTCCCTCCGCCGCATCCAGCAACGCAACTGA
- the cutA gene encoding divalent-cation tolerance protein CutA: MTDFIQVRTTTGDHAVVERIATELVDRRLAACAQIAGPLTSTYHWQGEVETSSEYLCTLKCRASAFDEVAELIGSLHPYDTPEVIGTPLSHVSRAYAAWLDETLSR; the protein is encoded by the coding sequence ATGACTGATTTCATCCAGGTCCGCACCACCACCGGAGACCACGCCGTGGTTGAGCGGATTGCGACCGAGCTGGTCGACCGCCGGCTGGCCGCGTGCGCCCAGATCGCCGGCCCGCTGACCAGCACGTACCACTGGCAGGGCGAGGTCGAGACCAGCAGCGAGTACCTGTGCACGCTCAAGTGCCGGGCGTCGGCGTTCGACGAGGTCGCGGAGCTGATCGGTTCGCTCCACCCGTACGACACGCCGGAGGTGATCGGCACGCCGCTGTCGCATGTCAGCCGGGCGTACGCCGCGTGGCTGGACGAGACCCTCAGCCGCTAG
- a CDS encoding esterase/lipase family protein, with the protein MPQTAADKPELIVLLHGIGSTRWLMWPLARRLQREGYVTRLWGYFSLRGSNRDIGRRLASELNRLAASGDYSRVHVVAHSMGSIAMRCAFEESLPTGIGRVVMIAPPNRGSHAATRLTRLRGLLSPTLYELRDTPDSFVNSLPAAPGHAEVGVIATRLDRVVALESTHLDGQRDHCLVEGMHTAALWTSECALQVAQFLRHGQFLRAEAAPAGRPVGSAAASG; encoded by the coding sequence GTGCCCCAAACCGCTGCCGACAAGCCCGAGCTCATCGTGCTGCTGCACGGGATCGGCTCCACCCGCTGGCTGATGTGGCCGTTGGCCCGCCGCCTGCAGCGGGAGGGGTATGTGACGCGGCTGTGGGGGTACTTTTCCCTGCGCGGGTCGAACCGCGACATCGGCCGCCGACTCGCTAGCGAGCTGAACCGCTTGGCCGCCAGCGGCGATTACAGCCGGGTGCACGTGGTGGCGCACAGCATGGGGTCGATCGCCATGCGGTGCGCGTTTGAGGAGTCGCTGCCCACGGGCATCGGTCGGGTGGTGATGATCGCCCCGCCGAACCGCGGCTCGCACGCCGCGACGCGGCTCACCCGCCTGCGTGGCCTGCTGAGCCCCACGCTCTACGAGCTGCGTGACACGCCGGACAGCTTCGTCAACTCGCTGCCCGCCGCGCCGGGCCACGCCGAGGTGGGCGTCATCGCGACCCGCCTGGACCGGGTGGTGGCGCTGGAGAGCACCCACCTGGATGGGCAGCGTGACCACTGCCTGGTCGAGGGCATGCACACCGCCGCGCTGTGGACCAGCGAGTGCGCCCTGCAGGTGGCACAGTTCCTGCGGCACGGCCAGTTCCTGCGGGCCGAAGCAGCGCCGGCCGGTCGGCCAGTTGGCAGCGCGGCCGCTAGCGGCTGA
- a CDS encoding beta-propeller domain-containing protein — MTNCLTLRRALVALSISLSLASQAAADPEHAGRRVLAADYSVGRIAIVDADGRIAWEHKIGPIHDLQLLENGNVLFQLSWTRIVEVDPSDDRVVWEYDSAAQGGNEGKRVEVHSFQRLPSGLTMIAESGPARIIEVDRGGQIQHEVKLKVENPDPHHDTRLVRKLAGGGYLVAHEGDGAVREYDAAGKVVWDYPVPLFGKQPRGGHGARAWGNAVFAAERLANGNTLIATGNGHGVIEVTPEKEVVWRLEQRDLPGVTLAWVTTVQPLANGNLVIGNCHAGPDNPQIIEVTRDKRLVWAFKDHENFGDALANSWVIDAAE; from the coding sequence GTGACCAATTGTCTCACGCTGCGCCGGGCGCTTGTGGCTTTGTCGATCTCGCTGTCTCTCGCTTCCCAGGCCGCCGCCGATCCTGAGCACGCCGGCCGCCGGGTGCTGGCGGCCGACTACAGCGTCGGGCGGATCGCAATCGTCGACGCCGACGGCCGGATCGCTTGGGAGCACAAGATTGGCCCGATCCACGACCTGCAGCTGCTCGAGAATGGCAACGTGCTGTTCCAGCTCTCGTGGACACGGATCGTCGAGGTGGACCCGTCTGATGACCGCGTTGTATGGGAGTATGATTCCGCCGCCCAGGGCGGCAACGAGGGGAAGCGGGTTGAGGTGCACTCGTTCCAGCGGCTGCCCAGCGGGCTGACGATGATCGCCGAGTCCGGGCCGGCGCGGATCATCGAGGTTGACCGCGGCGGCCAGATCCAGCACGAGGTGAAGCTCAAGGTCGAGAACCCCGACCCCCACCACGACACACGGCTGGTCCGCAAGCTGGCGGGCGGCGGCTACCTGGTCGCCCACGAGGGGGACGGCGCCGTCCGCGAGTACGACGCCGCCGGCAAGGTGGTGTGGGACTACCCGGTCCCCCTGTTCGGCAAGCAGCCCCGCGGCGGCCACGGCGCGCGGGCGTGGGGCAACGCGGTGTTCGCCGCCGAGCGGCTGGCCAACGGCAACACCCTGATCGCCACCGGCAACGGGCACGGCGTGATCGAGGTCACCCCAGAGAAGGAGGTCGTCTGGCGCCTTGAGCAGCGCGACCTGCCGGGCGTGACGCTGGCTTGGGTCACCACGGTGCAGCCGCTGGCGAACGGCAATCTCGTTATCGGCAACTGCCACGCGGGGCCCGACAACCCGCAGATTATCGAGGTCACCCGCGACAAGCGGCTGGTGTGGGCATTCAAGGATCATGAGAACTTTGGCGACGCGCTCGCCAACTCGTGGGTGATCGACGCGGCGGAGTAG
- a CDS encoding phytanoyl-CoA dioxygenase family protein, protein MDFSTIHHPAGSLFPPAESAQSAVLSDQQVASFNEQGFLTGVPLLDDAQCEALCDELSGFFDPMHEGRELWYEYHTNESTSPDTALFHALGAWRLRPGFHDLLWNPRLVGAAAQLLGGRPRFWHDQLFCKPAHHGGVVAWHQDYSYWTRTKPMRHLTIWIPLDDCDEANGAIQYVPGSHEWDLLPITGLAGDMDAIGEVLTDDQYRALRNPVSVVAPRGHAAFHAPLTVHGSPANKSDRPRRVVVVNLVADGVRSDSDESLLAGVPMVPKGEPLGGRFFPLLG, encoded by the coding sequence TTGGACTTCTCGACAATCCACCACCCCGCGGGCAGCCTGTTTCCGCCAGCGGAGTCTGCTCAGTCGGCGGTGCTGAGCGACCAGCAGGTTGCTTCGTTTAACGAACAGGGGTTCCTGACCGGCGTCCCGCTGCTCGACGACGCCCAGTGCGAAGCGCTGTGTGATGAGCTGAGCGGGTTCTTCGACCCAATGCATGAGGGCCGCGAGCTGTGGTACGAGTACCACACGAACGAGTCCACCTCGCCGGACACCGCGCTGTTCCACGCCCTGGGCGCATGGCGGCTGCGCCCCGGGTTCCACGACCTGCTCTGGAACCCGCGGCTGGTGGGCGCGGCAGCGCAGCTGCTCGGCGGCAGGCCCCGCTTCTGGCACGACCAGCTGTTCTGCAAGCCGGCCCACCACGGGGGAGTGGTCGCGTGGCACCAGGACTACTCGTACTGGACGCGCACCAAGCCGATGCGGCACCTCACCATCTGGATCCCGCTGGACGACTGCGACGAGGCCAACGGCGCCATCCAGTACGTGCCGGGCAGCCACGAGTGGGACCTCCTGCCAATCACCGGCCTGGCCGGCGACATGGACGCGATCGGCGAGGTGCTGACCGACGATCAGTACCGGGCGCTGCGGAACCCGGTGTCGGTCGTCGCCCCGCGCGGCCACGCGGCGTTCCACGCGCCGCTGACCGTACACGGCTCACCCGCCAACAAGAGCGACCGCCCGCGGCGGGTTGTGGTGGTCAACCTGGTGGCCGACGGAGTGCGCAGCGACTCGGACGAGTCGCTGCTGGCCGGTGTGCCGATGGTCCCCAAGGGCGAGCCGCTCGGCGGGCGGTTCTTCCCGCTGTTGGGGTAG